From one Lolium rigidum isolate FL_2022 chromosome 4, APGP_CSIRO_Lrig_0.1, whole genome shotgun sequence genomic stretch:
- the LOC124707476 gene encoding acyl transferase 1-like, which produces MATFTARRSEPEVLSPARATPRETKTLSDLDDQRTLRYYETVVGFFRSNSSRPDNPARAIRAALMEALVYYYPIAGRLREDGAGRLVVDCTAEGVVFVEAYVDARLEEFGEPLLPPYPCVEELLCDVGDTRAVLGKPLLFMQVTRLKCGGFVLGFHICHNLADGFGMAQFIKAVADIARGEAEPTILPVWDRDLLTARSIAPIARSYPVYESPVNDLGSTARDMMLSTPPRSMVARYFLFGPREVSTLRDRIPAGHPARSATIFELVTAVMWRCRTVALGYEAGQRVRLMVTMNARGRWNNHTPIPWGYYGNAHVSPIAEATVGELCRQPLAETVELVRDTKRRMTKERMESMVQTVASLREWPPSAMDKVYEVSDVRWMAVNVLKFGWAELAGGGIPLAGDLTSKLGSDHVWCMNENGEVSTVVSMLLPRLAMERFKEEIALWLSGKDEEKNLTLMSSL; this is translated from the exons ATGGCGACCTTCACGGCACGCCGGAGCGAGCCCGAGGTGCTGTCACCGGCGCGGGCGACGCCGCGTGAGACCAAGACCCTGTCGGACCTCGACGACCAGCGCACGCTGCGCTACTACGAGACGGTGGTGGGGTTCTtccgcagcaacagcagcaggccCGATAATCCGGCTAGGGCCATCAGAGCGGCTCTAATGGAGGCTCTGGTGTACTACTACCCGATCGCCGGCCGCCTCAGGGAGGACGGTGCAGGGAGGCTCGTCGTCGACTGCACGGCCGAAGGAGTGGTGTTCGTGGAGGCCTACGTGGACGCGCGCCTGGAGGAGTTCGGCGAGCCGCTGCTGCCACCGTACCCTTGTGTAGAGGAACTCTTGTGCGAtgtgggcgacacgagggccgtcCTCGGCAAGCCATTGCTCTTCATGCAG GTAACACGACTCAAATGTGGAGGCTTTGTCCTGGGTTTTCACATCTGCCATAACCTTGCCGACGGTTTTGGCATGGCACAGTTTATCAAAGCTGTAGCTGACATCGCACGCGGAGAAGCGGAGCCAACCATTTTACCCGTGTGGGATAGGGATTTGCTCACAGCACGCAGCATAGCCCCCATCGCAAGATCGTACCCAGTGTACGAATCGCCAGTAAATGACTTGGGGAGCACAGCTCGTGACATGATGTTGTCCACTCCACCGAGGAGCATGGTCGCCAGGTACTTCCTCTTTGGGCCAAGAGAGGTATCAACCTTGCGAGATCGCATACCAGCCGGGCATCCCGCCCGCTCCGCCACCATTTTCGAGCTAGTGACCGCGGTGATGTGGCGGTGCCGCACGGTCGCTCTCGGGTACGAGGCCGGCCAGAGGGTGCGCCTCATGGTCACCATGAACGCCCGCGGGAGGTGGAACAACCACACCCCGATCCCATGGGGATACTACGGCAACGCGCATGTCTCCCCAATCGCGGAGGCCACGGTGGGCGAGCTATGCCGGCAGCCGCTCGCAGAGACAGTGGAGCTCGTGCGTGACACCAAGCGCCGCATGACCAAGGAACGCATGGAGTCGATGGTGCAGACGGTAGCGTCGCTGCGGGAGTGGCCGCCTTCCGCCATGGACAAGGTATACGAGGTATCGGATGTAAGGTGGATGGCAGTGAATGTGCTGAAATTCGGTTGGGCCGAGCTGGCTGGCGGCGGCATACCGTTGGCCGGAGACCTCACTTCCAAGTTAGGGAGTGATCACGTGTGGTGCATGAATGAGAATGGCGAGGTCTCGACTGTGGTGTCAATGCTGCTGCCGAGGCTAGCGATGGAGAGGTTTAAAGAAGAGATCGCGCTATGGCTGAGCGGCAAAGATGAAGAGAAGAATTTAACTCTAATGAGCTCCCTATAG